A stretch of the Prochlorococcus marinus str. MIT 0918 genome encodes the following:
- the acnB gene encoding bifunctional aconitate hydratase 2/2-methylisocitrate dehydratase, with the protein MIKNYQQEAEARSLQGIPPLPLNPEQTHELTELLEKPVIDTKKDFLLNLLKNRVPPGVDKASYIKATWLSSVAQGTVVSPYINSNESTRLLGTMMGGYNVSALIQLLSNKNKEIASIAAESLSNTLLIYDALNDVMELAESNNAFAKQIVQSWAEAEWFTSKAKLPKAITVTVFKVEGETNTDDLSPATHATTRPDIPLHALAMLETRVPEGLQTILSLKEKGHPLAYVGDVVGTGSSRKSAINSVLWHIGKDIPYVPNKRSGGIIIGGKIAPIFFNTAEDSGALPIECDVSQLATGDVITIFPYEGIITRADETNKEPLASFNLKPSTILDEVQAGGRIPLMIGRSLTDKVREKLKLPPSIVFIRPGKIENEGAIGFTQAQKIVGKACGLPGIKPGTNCEPIMTTVGSQDTTGPMTRDEMKELACLGFSADLVMQSFCHTAAYPKPVDIKTQKELPDFFAERGGVALKPGDGIIHSWLNRMLLPDTVGTGGDSHTRFPLGISFPGGSGIVAFAAAIGAMPLDMPESVLVQFKGNLQAGITLRDVVNAIPLIAIQKGLLTVGKENKINVFNGKIMEIEGLPNLKLEQAFELTDASAERSCAGCSIQLSQETISEYITSNISLLKNMIARGYKDARTLGRRITEMEKWLKEPNLIKADSNAVYSDTIDINLDELLEPVLACPNDPDNVKILSQVAGTPIQEVFIGSCMTNIGHYRAAAKILENAGMINARLWICPPTRMDEEVLKEEGYYKIFEDAGSRMEMPGCSLCMGNQARVEDNTTVFSTSTRNFNNRLGKGAQVFLGSAELAAVCALLGRIPTVIEYKEIAATKINPLSETLYKYLNFNEIKDFEQKGQIISLEVQKEFLNSTVQ; encoded by the coding sequence ATGATTAAAAATTATCAGCAGGAAGCAGAAGCAAGATCACTGCAAGGGATTCCTCCATTACCGTTAAATCCTGAACAAACACATGAACTAACAGAATTATTAGAAAAACCAGTTATAGATACCAAAAAAGACTTTTTATTAAATCTACTGAAAAATCGAGTTCCTCCAGGCGTCGATAAAGCTTCTTATATAAAAGCCACCTGGCTTAGCTCAGTAGCTCAAGGAACAGTTGTCAGCCCTTATATCAACTCTAATGAATCAACAAGGCTTTTAGGAACAATGATGGGTGGATACAATGTTTCGGCGCTAATTCAATTACTAAGTAATAAAAACAAAGAAATAGCAAGTATTGCTGCTGAAAGTCTCAGCAACACATTATTAATCTACGATGCACTCAATGATGTAATGGAGCTGGCAGAAAGCAATAATGCCTTTGCAAAACAAATTGTACAAAGCTGGGCAGAAGCAGAGTGGTTCACTAGTAAAGCAAAATTACCAAAAGCAATTACTGTCACTGTATTCAAAGTAGAGGGGGAAACCAATACCGACGACCTTTCACCAGCAACACATGCAACTACTAGACCTGATATACCATTGCATGCACTTGCCATGCTTGAAACTAGAGTCCCTGAAGGTCTTCAAACAATTCTTTCATTAAAAGAAAAAGGACATCCTCTTGCCTACGTAGGCGATGTAGTAGGAACAGGAAGCTCTAGAAAGTCTGCTATAAACTCTGTGCTTTGGCATATTGGAAAAGATATTCCATATGTTCCTAATAAGCGATCTGGAGGAATAATTATTGGTGGAAAAATTGCACCTATTTTTTTCAATACAGCCGAAGATTCAGGCGCATTACCTATAGAATGTGATGTTAGTCAATTAGCAACTGGCGATGTAATTACAATCTTTCCTTATGAAGGAATTATTACAAGAGCTGATGAAACAAATAAAGAACCATTAGCTTCCTTTAATTTAAAGCCTTCCACAATACTTGATGAAGTACAAGCAGGTGGACGCATCCCATTAATGATTGGAAGGTCACTAACTGACAAAGTACGTGAAAAATTAAAGTTACCACCTTCAATAGTTTTTATTAGGCCAGGAAAAATAGAAAATGAAGGTGCAATAGGGTTTACACAAGCACAAAAAATTGTAGGCAAAGCTTGTGGTTTGCCTGGTATCAAACCTGGTACAAATTGTGAGCCAATTATGACAACAGTTGGTAGCCAAGATACAACTGGGCCAATGACAAGAGATGAAATGAAAGAACTCGCATGTCTTGGCTTCTCAGCAGATTTAGTTATGCAAAGCTTTTGCCATACAGCAGCATATCCTAAACCAGTAGATATTAAGACCCAAAAAGAATTACCTGATTTTTTTGCTGAAAGAGGAGGAGTAGCACTCAAACCAGGTGATGGGATTATCCATAGTTGGCTAAACAGAATGCTTCTACCTGACACAGTAGGAACTGGTGGAGATAGCCATACAAGATTTCCACTAGGTATTTCCTTTCCAGGAGGATCTGGAATAGTTGCATTTGCCGCTGCTATTGGTGCAATGCCACTTGATATGCCAGAGTCAGTATTAGTTCAATTCAAAGGTAATCTTCAAGCGGGAATTACATTAAGGGATGTAGTCAATGCCATTCCTTTAATAGCAATTCAAAAAGGATTATTAACAGTAGGCAAAGAAAATAAAATCAATGTCTTTAACGGCAAGATTATGGAAATAGAAGGGTTGCCAAATCTTAAGCTCGAACAAGCTTTTGAATTAACTGATGCAAGCGCTGAAAGGTCATGTGCTGGCTGTTCAATTCAACTTTCTCAAGAAACCATTTCTGAATATATTACTAGTAATATTTCATTACTAAAAAATATGATTGCTAGAGGATACAAAGATGCACGAACTTTAGGTAGACGTATTACAGAAATGGAAAAATGGTTAAAAGAACCAAATCTAATCAAAGCAGATTCGAATGCAGTTTATTCGGATACAATAGACATTAACCTAGATGAATTACTAGAACCAGTATTGGCATGTCCAAATGATCCTGACAATGTAAAAATTCTGAGTCAAGTTGCAGGTACACCTATCCAAGAAGTGTTTATAGGTTCATGTATGACAAATATTGGACATTATAGAGCTGCTGCAAAAATCCTAGAAAATGCTGGAATGATTAATGCAAGACTTTGGATTTGTCCACCTACCCGTATGGACGAAGAAGTTTTAAAAGAAGAAGGGTATTACAAAATTTTTGAGGATGCTGGAAGCAGAATGGAAATGCCTGGCTGTTCACTATGCATGGGAAACCAAGCAAGAGTAGAAGACAATACAACTGTATTCTCTACAAGTACTAGAAACTTTAATAATAGACTTGGTAAAGGAGCTCAGGTGTTTTTAGGCAGTGCAGAATTAGCGGCAGTATGCGCTCTTCTAGGACGTATCCCAACAGTAATCGAATATAAAGAAATAGCGGCAACAAAAATCAATCCACTATCCGAAACATTATATAAATATCTTAATTTTAATGAGATTAAGGACTTTGAACAAAAAGGTCAGATTATTAGTCTAGAAGTTCAAAAAGAATTTTTAAATTCTACTGTTCAATAA